In candidate division TA06 bacterium, the following are encoded in one genomic region:
- a CDS encoding sigma 54-interacting transcriptional regulator: MTGYRILDTGYWIRNTNKINRMIKKIFKNDPSITLGRILVLTIMTGSAMALNWMGAFPLNFVRAVWAGLAFFLFSTLLRLGHIKLIHWGWDYGQMILNVAWIFLFLRISGGAENPFSLLFFLAIIAAANARLIKGAIFTATISSLAYAGILALEFQTFRKAALISEQINFISAFSADFLFRGYIYAICFYLVAAFAGLLAERLQAKGRQLEAADQAWEELRLSTGDILEKMGSGLLTLNVQGQIKFCNRAGAQILGLDPARMTGAGYQSLLDGGLSSLAAVLQQSLSGDPGKIVRNEVLLTLRNGREIPLGVSANAIRYGDGRLQGIIAILQDLTEAKKIETRLQEMERLENIQELVQSLLQVVQPTIEQINKEATALMIVSPDHNRAAEIIKQKAEAIKKTLADFIRFARIENPDDQPNPGEPSAQEGVIIGQSNNFLDILKLVRQVAPSQSTVLILGESGTGKELVARELHQLSARSAGSFVSINCAALPETLLESELFGHVKGSFTGAFRDKPGLFQAAEGGTFFLDEVSETSPAIQVKLLRVLQEREVVPVGGSRPVKVDVRLISATNVDLYKAVEDGKFRRDLFYRLNVIQLELPPLRQRGQDILMLAEYFLNKYCRRQGRSAKALSPEAREFLLGYRWPGNVRELENAMERAVVLSQGPSIEKDHLPPDLFKNPARSLPEDKAHRLPETSASGSLKDEEKQIIRNVLQSCNGNKTQAARKLGIHYATLYRKLKLYGIK, translated from the coding sequence ATGACTGGATACCGGATACTGGATACCGGATACTGGATACGGAATACCAACAAAATTAACCGCATGATAAAAAAAATATTTAAAAACGATCCGTCCATAACCCTGGGCCGGATCCTGGTGCTAACTATAATGACGGGAAGCGCTATGGCCCTTAACTGGATGGGGGCGTTTCCTTTGAATTTCGTCCGGGCGGTATGGGCCGGCCTGGCTTTTTTCCTGTTTTCCACGTTGCTCAGGCTGGGTCATATCAAGCTGATCCACTGGGGATGGGATTACGGCCAGATGATCCTGAATGTGGCCTGGATATTTTTATTTTTAAGAATTTCCGGCGGAGCCGAAAATCCTTTTTCCCTGTTATTTTTTCTGGCCATCATCGCGGCCGCCAACGCCAGGTTGATCAAAGGGGCCATCTTTACCGCCACCATCTCCAGCCTGGCCTATGCCGGAATATTGGCCCTGGAATTTCAGACTTTCAGGAAAGCAGCCCTGATTTCAGAGCAGATAAATTTTATATCGGCCTTCAGCGCCGATTTTTTGTTTCGGGGATATATCTACGCCATCTGTTTTTACCTGGTGGCGGCCTTTGCCGGACTGCTGGCCGAGCGGCTGCAGGCCAAGGGCAGACAATTGGAAGCGGCCGACCAGGCCTGGGAGGAACTGAGACTCTCCACCGGCGACATCCTGGAAAAGATGGGCAGCGGCCTGCTGACCCTGAATGTCCAGGGGCAGATCAAATTCTGCAACCGGGCCGGCGCTCAAATACTAGGACTGGATCCGGCCCGGATGACCGGAGCCGGCTACCAATCCCTGCTGGATGGAGGATTGTCATCCTTGGCTGCGGTGCTGCAGCAAAGCCTTTCGGGCGACCCCGGCAAAATCGTCCGCAACGAGGTACTTCTGACACTGAGGAACGGCCGGGAAATCCCCCTGGGCGTCAGCGCCAATGCCATCCGCTACGGCGACGGCCGCCTGCAAGGAATCATCGCCATCTTACAGGATTTAACCGAGGCTAAAAAAATTGAGACCAGACTACAGGAAATGGAGCGGCTGGAAAATATCCAGGAGCTTGTCCAAAGCCTGCTTCAGGTGGTCCAGCCGACCATCGAACAGATAAATAAGGAGGCGACCGCCCTGATGATAGTCAGTCCGGATCACAACCGGGCCGCCGAGATTATCAAACAAAAAGCCGAGGCTATAAAAAAGACCCTGGCCGATTTCATCCGTTTTGCCAGGATCGAAAACCCCGACGATCAGCCCAATCCCGGCGAACCAAGCGCTCAGGAAGGGGTCATCATAGGCCAGAGCAATAATTTTCTGGATATATTAAAATTAGTGCGGCAGGTGGCCCCCAGCCAAAGCACCGTTTTGATATTGGGGGAATCAGGAACCGGCAAAGAGTTGGTCGCCCGGGAACTCCACCAGCTCAGCGCCCGCAGCGCCGGCTCATTTGTGTCCATCAACTGCGCGGCCCTGCCGGAGACCTTGCTGGAGTCCGAACTGTTCGGGCATGTCAAAGGCTCTTTTACCGGAGCGTTCCGCGACAAACCCGGCCTGTTTCAGGCGGCCGAGGGAGGAACATTTTTCTTAGACGAGGTTTCCGAAACCTCTCCCGCCATTCAAGTGAAACTTCTCCGGGTGCTGCAGGAACGCGAGGTGGTGCCGGTAGGAGGATCCCGGCCCGTCAAGGTGGACGTCCGCCTGATTTCGGCCACCAACGTCGATCTTTACAAGGCGGTGGAAGATGGGAAATTCCGCCGGGACCTGTTCTATCGGCTAAACGTCATTCAACTGGAACTACCGCCGTTGCGGCAGAGGGGCCAGGACATTCTGATGCTGGCCGAATATTTCCTGAATAAATACTGCCGCCGCCAGGGCAGATCGGCCAAAGCGCTTTCTCCGGAAGCCCGGGAATTCTTATTGGGATACCGTTGGCCGGGAAACGTCAGGGAATTGGAGAACGCCATGGAAAGGGCGGTGGTTTTAAGCCAGGGCCCGTCTATAGAAAAGGATCAT